One stretch of Daphnia pulicaria isolate SC F1-1A chromosome 6, SC_F0-13Bv2, whole genome shotgun sequence DNA includes these proteins:
- the LOC124341741 gene encoding OTU domain-containing protein 5-B-like — MTILPKKKSSQSRSESESNTDGSPLQHLSVGSNNHLSHIGPVPQVAETCNVSRLSGRTSSSHPHSHGHSSQSSSRYEDYDLESGPSQTKRRMRVSPHRAVRPKHRDRNSSTSAIPSTSSAMHSVASSSSSGSSPTPSHTVPDPSSHEDESGSGYNSGDEYGPARSSSSNVPISEEEWEQKERWFEKKMRKRGFIIKRMGEDGACLFRAVSDQIYGDQEMHSMVRKHCMDYIDANGDYFSQYMTEDFAAYVSRKRLENVHGNHIEMQAMSEMYNRHIEVFCYSVEPINIFHGKHQTDDEPIRLSYHRGVHYNSLVDPYKATVGVGLGLPGFVPGQADKKLMGDAMRQSEETLIEKAMLEDKVKATDWEATNEAIEEQVARESYLDWLRENERRSRQQQRSGHSATTSSNACELRSPRTTATTSSSARNSPKPSFVEHQRKSPNASPRASTSRSATTSSSREGASTSPIASPAAGTSSSNPVNTSKPDWGLGPGFELAETASFLGQLPPDMFGLADWEDAGLLAQVLAASQQEYLDKLKKSREAIDPHDDETMDNPKQQQEEQPVEQSSRDSMTTDPTNDLTSANGTNNS, encoded by the exons ATGACAATTCTTCCGAAAAAGAAGTCATCTCAATCACGGTCGGAATCCGAAAGTAATACTGATGGATCTCCCCTACAACATCTCTCAGTTGGGAGCAATAATCACCTTTCACACATTGGACCAGTACcacag GTAGCAGAAACTTGCAATGTGTCTAGGCTGTCTGGAAGAACATCATCAAGCCATCCCCATAGCCACGGACACAGCAGCCAGTCATCATCTCGCTATGAAGATTATGACCTGGAGAGTGGTCCtagtcaaacaaaaagaagaatgagaGTCAGTCCCCATAG agcTGTCCGCCCCAAGCACAGAGATAGGAATTCATCAACCTCTGCCATACCTAGTACTAGTTCAGCCATGCACAGTGTTGCCTCTTCATCCAGCTCAGGAAGTTCTCCCACCCCAAGCCATACAGTACCAGATCCTTCTTCCCATGAAGATGAATCAGGAAGTGGATATAACAGTGGAGATGAATATGGACCTGCCAGATCTTCATCTTCTAATGTCCCCATTTCTGAAGAAGAATGGGAACAG AAGGAAAGATGGTTTGAGAAAAAGATGCGGAAACGAGGTTTTATTATTAAGCGCATGGGTGAAGACGGAGCCTGCTTGTTTCGTGCCGTTTCCGATCAAATCTACGGTGATCAAGAAATGCACTCAATGGTTCGCAAACATTGTATGGACTATATT GACGCAAATGGAGACTACTTTTCACAGTATATGACTGAAGACTTTGCCGCCTATGTGAGTAGAAAAAGATTGGAAAATGTACATGGCAATCACATTGAGATGCAGGCTATGAGCGAAATGTACAACAGACATATTGAAGTATTTTGCTACAGCGTCG AGCCGATCAATATTTTCCATGGTAAACATCAGACAGATGACGAACCTATTCGATTGTCTTATCATCGTGGAGTGCACTACAACAGTTTGGTTGATCCGTACAAAGCCACTGTGGGAGTAGGACTGGGATTGCCAGGATTTGTCCCTGGTCAAGCAGACAAGAAATTAATGGGCGATGCCATGCGACAAAGTGAAGAGACCTTAATTGAAAAAGCCATGTTAGAAGATAAAGTTAAAGCCACAGATTGGGAGGCAACAAATGAAGCTATTGAAGAGCAAGTTGCCCGTGAAAGTTACCTCGACTGGCTTAGAGAAAACGAGCGACGCAGTCGACAGCAGCAACGGTCCGGTCATTCGGCAACCACTTCCTCGAATGCCTGCGAGCTCCGTTCCCCAAGAACAACAGCAACGACGTCCTCTTCAGCTCGTAATTCGCCCAAACCATCTTTTGTTGAACACCAGCGGAAGTCTCCAAATGCTTCACCGAGAGCGTCCACTTCACGCAGCGCCACAACCTCTAGTAGTCGTGAAGGTGCATCAACTAGCCCGATCGCGTCACCGGCCGCTGGTACTTCAAGTTCAAACCCAGTGAACACCAGTAAACCCGATTGGGGATTGGGGCCAGGCTTTGAATTGGCTGAAACGGCTTCATTCCTGGGACAGTTGCCTCCTGACATGTTTG GTTTAGCAGATTGGGAGGATGCTGGACTTTTGGCTCAAGTGCTGGCTGCATCGCAACAAGAGTATCTGGACAAGTTGAAAAAGAGCAGGGAAGCCATCGACCCTCACGACGACGAGACGATGGATAACCCCAAACAGCAGCAAGAGGAGCAGCCGGTTGAACAGAGCAGTCGCGACAGTATGACGACAGATCCAACCAACGACCTGACCAGTGCGAACGGGACTAACAATAGTTAA
- the LOC124341739 gene encoding dual specificity tyrosine-phosphorylation-regulated kinase 2-like, with the protein MSLGYFMNTRWGGLAAAVAAQQATNDELNALNPSAIPHHYTEENSNPFAFTLPYGAPLSIAGAYPQHHNSGGGAPTGNNGVPTYLHQQQQQHHHHHPHNSFAPSVELGAALSLAGGPLDPLRLTSPSMPHLCGLDERTIGHFKSLYPPPPSLSGVGQIDDSSSMLWQPHQQSLPVAVPPHPHHSLPLPTSSSNTHPSLNSLGNNGQQQHLNAHPQQGVALLPILTPHVQSSEMPSDSPPSQQQQSSSSGSKSNGTGNGVVTKPKAKPRQPEEVLKYFSNVLTPYECQEILNYPHVYFIGAMAKKRPIMSTHNSGYDDEQDSYIHVVHDHVAYRYEVLKVIGKGSFGQVVKAYDHKNHVYVALKMVRNQPRFHRQAQEEIKILEHLKKQDKDNKMNVIHLHDCFVFRNHVCITFELLSINLYELIKKNKFQGFSLQLVRKFAHSLLQCLEALARNRIIHCDMKPENVLLKQQGRSGIKVIDFGSSCYENHRVYTYIQSRFYRAPEVILGLRYGLPIDMWSLGCILAELHLGYPLLPGEDESDQLACMIELLGMPPPRLIEQSKRAKMFFSSKGYPRYCMATTRPDGTIELQGGSSRRGKPRGPPGYRSLATALKAKGQGYKATTANSAANVVTNGISAAEWSEDETLFVDFISRCLDWDPETRMTPDEALRHGWLRRRLPRTPAKSTAVESPARQAPWRTSSTGSVGSGTNSLGGGPGGGNGGCISDRSSGGTGDLMVLGDTTSSNGTTVMVQQSTSSVGTSTSAAGSSQQQQQQQQQQQQQNGGGAWPPVTTRVFMRTRRAAMNEALALTGQGTSSATASGGMSVATKLPHSGSTGSLASTLTGPAAAAGQRRYSTRLPVIDHSCYPNGVSS; encoded by the exons ATGTCGCTGGGCTATTTCATGAACACGCGCTGGGGCGGACTGGCGGCAGCCGTAGCGGCACAGCAAGCAACCAACGACGAACTCAACGCTCTCAATCCATCGGCCATCCCGCATCACTATACGGAGGAAAACAGCAATCCGTTCGCCTTCACATTGCCCTACGGCGCTCCGTTATCGATTGCCGGCGCTTATCCTCAGCACCACaacagtggtggtggtgccccGACAGGCAATAACGGTGTTCCTACCTATCTccatcagcagcaacaacaacaccaccatcaccatccGCACAACTCATTTGCGCCTTCCGTAGAACTCGGAGCCGCCTTGAGTCTCGCGGGTGGACCGTTGGACCCTCTCCGTCTGACCTCTCCTTCTATGCCGCACCTCTGCGGCCTGGACGAAAGGACGATTGGACATTTTAAATCTCTCTATCCACCTCCACCGTCTCTGAGTGGTGTAGGCCAAATCGACGACTCTTCGTCGATGCTGTGGCAACCGCATCAACAGTCTCTACCCGTCGCCGTGCCTCCTCATCCTCATCACTCTCTACCTCTGCCCACTTCCTCGTCCAATACTCACCCGTCGTTGAATTCGTTAGGTAACAACGGACAGCAGCAACATCTGAACGCTCATCCACAACAAGGAGTCGCTCTCTTGCCCATTTTAACTCCGCACGTTCAATCATCCGAAATGCCGAGTGACAGTCCACCTTCCCAACAACAGCAGAGCTCTTCTTCTGGCAGTAAGAGCAACGGAACGGGTAATGGAGTGGTGACAAAACCCAAAGCTAAGCCACGACAGCCGGAGGAGGTGCTCAAGTACTTTAGCAACGTGCTGACGCCCTACGAATGCCAGGAGATCCTCAACTACCCTCACGTCTACTTCATCGGTGCCATGGCTAAAAAGCGGCCCATAATGTCAACGCACAATTCGGGCTATGACGACGAGCAAGATTCATATATTCACGTTGTTCATGACCACGTGGCCTACCGCTACGAGGTGCTCAAAGTCATTGGCAAAGGCAGTTTCGGCCAGGTGGTGAAAGCCTACGACCACAAGAACCACGTCTACGTGGCGCTGAAGATGGTTCGTAATCAACCCCGTTTCCATCGACAAGCACAGGAGGAGATCAAGATTttggaacatttaaaaaaacaagacaaggATAACAAGATGAATGTTATTCATTTGCAcgattgtttcgtttttcgcAATCATGTCTGTATCACCTTTGAACTGCTCTCTATCAACCTTTACGAGTTGATTAAGAAGAACAAGTTTCAGGGCTTCAGCCTGCAGCTGGTCCGCAAGTTTGCCCATTCGCTCCTTCAGTGTTTAGAGGCTCTCGCCCGCAACCGCATCATCCATTGTGATATGAAACCCGAAAATGTCCTATTAAAGCAGCAGGGCCGCAGTGGAATCAAA GTTATCGATTTTGGCTCGAGCTGCTACGAGAACCATCGGGTCTACACGTACATCCAGTCGCGCTTCTACCGAGCGCCCGAAGTCATTCTGGGCCTGCGCTACGGCCTACCCATCGACATGTGGTCGCTGGGATGCATCCTGGCTGAGCTCCATCTCGGATACCCTCTTCTTCCCGGCGAGGACGAATCGGACCAACTGGCCTGCATGATTGAATTATTGGGCATGCCGCCACCGAGGCTCATCGAACAATCGAAACGAGCCAAAATGTTCTTTAGCTCTAAGGGATACCCCCGATATTGCATGGCCACGACCAGGCCGGACGGCACAATTGAGCTTCAAGGCGGTTCGTCTAGACGGGGCAAACCGCGTGGACCACCCGGTTACCGGAGTTTGGCCACCGCCCTTAAAGCGAAAGGCCAGGGATACAAGGCTACCACGGCCAACAGTGCAGCCAACGTGGTCACCAATGGCATCAGTGCTGCAGAATGGTCCGAAGACGAAACCCTCTTTGTTGACTTCATCTCCCGATGCCTTGACTGGGATCCAGAGACCAGGATGACTCCCGATGAGGCCTTGCGGCATGGCTGGCTGCGACGTCGGTTGCCACGTACGCCAGCCAAATCTACGGCCGTTGAGAGCCCCGCTAGACAGGCACCTTGGCGGACGTCGAGTACCGGTAGCGTGGGTAGCGGGACCAATAGTCTTGGTGGAGGTCCTGGTGGCGGTAATGGCGGTTGTATCAGCGACCGTTCCAGTGGCGGAACCGGTGACTTGATGGTCCTCGGTGATACGACTTCATCAAATGGGACGACAGTCATGGTTCAGCAGTCGACATCCTCTGTTGGTACATCAACCTCTGCAGCTGGAAGTagtcagcagcaacaacagcagcagcaacaacaacaacaacagaacggAGGAGGAGCTTGGCCACCGGTGACGACTCGGGTCTTCATGCGAACCCGAAGAGCTGCCATGAACGAAGCACTGGCTTTGACTGGCCAAGGAACGTCTTCAGCGACTGCTTCTGGCGGCATGTCGGTTGCGACCAAATTACCCCACAGTGGCAGTACCGGCTCTCTAGCTTCGACATTGACgggtccagcagcagcggctggGCAAAGAAGATACTCTACCCGGTTACCCGTCATTGATCACTCGTGCTACCCTAACGGCGTTTCTTCCTAA